A window of the Candidatus Neomarinimicrobiota bacterium genome harbors these coding sequences:
- a CDS encoding NAD-dependent succinate-semialdehyde dehydrogenase — protein MVADLISTNPVNGDVVGSYPELTSNEISRVLNEVNEAFTEWRNLDIKERCQYFRNLAEILRLRQNELALIMALEMGKPLVQGKVEAEKSALCCEYYADNGPAFLKDKHIKTDASESYVTFQPLGVVLAVMPWNFPFWQVFRFAAPAMISGNVAVLKHASIVQGCADAIEGLFLEAGFPPNVFRNLTIGSSKVGEVIENPLVKAISLTGSTPAGIAVAQKAGSVLKKTVLELGGSDPYVVLKDADLNQAVEACVTGRLLNTGQSCIAAKRFIVDASIQSEFEDKIVAAMKNQVVGDPFADETTVGPMVSIAAREELKSQVKTSLESGAKILYESEIPNMGNSAYYPITVLTNVSAGMAAFDEELFGPVASIITVKDEEEAIELANKTPFGLGAAVFTSDIEKGRRIAETKLEVGAAFVNDFVRSDPRLPFGGVKESGYGNELSSYGILEFVNIKTIYIR, from the coding sequence ATTGTGGCTGATCTTATTTCAACCAACCCGGTAAATGGTGATGTGGTGGGCTCATACCCAGAATTGACCTCAAATGAAATTTCTAGAGTTTTAAATGAAGTCAATGAAGCATTTACCGAATGGCGAAATCTGGATATAAAAGAAAGATGCCAATACTTCCGAAATTTAGCAGAAATCTTGCGATTGCGTCAAAATGAATTAGCCCTAATTATGGCACTCGAAATGGGAAAACCATTGGTTCAAGGAAAAGTTGAAGCGGAAAAGTCCGCTCTTTGTTGTGAATATTATGCTGATAATGGTCCTGCATTTTTAAAAGATAAACATATAAAAACGGATGCAAGTGAAAGCTATGTAACCTTCCAACCGTTGGGTGTTGTTTTAGCAGTAATGCCGTGGAATTTTCCGTTTTGGCAGGTATTTCGTTTCGCCGCACCGGCCATGATTTCCGGAAATGTGGCTGTATTAAAACATGCCTCAATTGTGCAAGGATGTGCCGACGCCATTGAGGGCTTATTTTTGGAAGCTGGGTTTCCCCCAAATGTATTTCGGAATCTCACCATTGGATCATCCAAAGTGGGCGAAGTTATCGAAAATCCATTGGTGAAAGCGATTTCACTCACCGGAAGTACACCGGCAGGAATAGCGGTGGCGCAAAAAGCAGGGTCAGTTCTGAAAAAAACTGTACTAGAGTTGGGAGGTAGCGATCCTTACGTGGTTCTGAAAGATGCCGATTTAAATCAAGCAGTTGAAGCTTGTGTAACTGGGAGACTGTTGAATACAGGACAAAGCTGTATTGCAGCGAAACGGTTTATAGTTGATGCATCCATTCAATCTGAATTTGAGGATAAAATAGTTGCTGCCATGAAAAACCAAGTGGTGGGTGATCCATTCGCTGATGAGACTACAGTAGGCCCTATGGTGAGTATCGCAGCGCGGGAGGAATTGAAATCTCAAGTGAAAACCAGTTTAGAGTCAGGTGCCAAGATATTATACGAAAGTGAAATCCCGAATATGGGAAATAGTGCTTATTATCCTATTACAGTTTTAACAAATGTATCGGCGGGGATGGCAGCCTTTGATGAGGAATTATTCGGGCCTGTAGCATCCATTATTACTGTGAAAGATGAGGAAGAAGCAATAGAATTAGCTAACAAAACACCATTCGGTTTGGGAGCGGCTGTATTTACATCTGATATTGAAAAAGGACGGAGAATTGCTGAAACCAAACTGGAAGTTGGCGCCGCATTTGTGAATGATTTTGTCCGTTCAGATCCACGTTTACCTTTCGGCGGTGTAAAGGAATCTGGCTATGGTAATGAACTCTCATCTTATGGTATATTGGAATTCGTGAATATTAAAACTATTTACATTCGATGA
- the bamD gene encoding outer membrane protein assembly factor BamD: MMKRWLPIFAILWGGQLFAQNIDLYLTLLEKGRMDEVKENLSELLSRYPDEAGIFFLEAMVTENGDSSLAQFQSIVKKFPESEFAAKSEMKIGEYLFSRGLYSQAGVQFKTVLYKYPQGDHRQRAMDLMVNSYFATGQEDSAKASLRIIKQLYPSLNFSQYGIKGLDSSAREARLVKLDPNSISKKIKSAKAARKIVIPRSVSKPWVIQVGAFGKYENANRLKKQIQGHGYATEVHTVNSNGKRLHAVRIVRYKTKYSADKIGQKLKKKFGLDFRVINSPE, translated from the coding sequence ATGATGAAGCGTTGGCTTCCAATCTTTGCGATCCTTTGGGGAGGACAACTTTTTGCTCAAAATATTGATCTGTATCTAACTCTCCTAGAAAAGGGCAGAATGGATGAGGTGAAAGAAAATTTATCCGAATTGCTCTCCCGTTACCCCGATGAAGCAGGCATTTTTTTTCTTGAGGCGATGGTGACTGAAAATGGTGATTCATCTTTAGCACAATTTCAATCTATCGTAAAAAAGTTTCCCGAATCAGAATTTGCTGCAAAATCCGAAATGAAGATTGGCGAATATTTATTTTCCCGTGGATTATACTCCCAAGCAGGTGTCCAGTTTAAAACGGTGCTGTACAAATATCCCCAAGGAGATCACCGTCAACGTGCCATGGATCTTATGGTGAACTCCTATTTTGCTACAGGACAAGAAGACTCTGCCAAGGCTTCCCTTCGAATCATTAAGCAACTATACCCTAGTTTAAATTTTTCTCAATATGGTATTAAAGGATTGGACAGTTCGGCGCGGGAGGCTCGACTCGTAAAGTTAGATCCCAATTCAATTAGCAAAAAAATTAAATCCGCCAAAGCAGCACGTAAAATTGTTATTCCAAGATCTGTATCTAAACCGTGGGTGATTCAAGTTGGTGCTTTTGGTAAATATGAAAATGCGAACAGATTAAAAAAACAGATTCAAGGTCATGGGTATGCTACGGAAGTTCATACAGTGAATTCAAATGGAAAAAGACTGCACGCTGTTCGAATTGTTCGATATAAAACAAAATATTCTGCAGATAAAATTGGACAGAAATTGAAAAAGAAATTTGGATTAGATTTCCGGGTCATAAACAGCCCCGAATAA
- a CDS encoding TIGR02206 family membrane protein, translated as MRLTVAEYLNSYDSFDLFGPSHWAAIFLFLFLVIWLPWFAKNHLNQYQQNRVGLILGVLIGINYPVWVLLEIFAGSFDVTLHLPIHLCRLANLLMPLVMIQRNFRIFEVLYFWGLSGVFQGMVTPDIIQNFPHFHYFRFFIGHNLMVVALVYAVVVYEMRPTLNSLKKAFIGLNIFLAVAFFANTILDANYFWIMGKPPMGSLLDYMGSWPWYILSGEFVALAHFGFAYLIFLWINNRINCG; from the coding sequence ATGCGATTAACCGTAGCTGAATATTTAAATAGCTACGATTCGTTTGATTTATTCGGGCCGTCCCATTGGGCGGCCATTTTTTTATTTTTATTTCTCGTAATATGGCTCCCATGGTTTGCCAAAAACCATTTAAATCAATATCAACAAAATCGAGTTGGGCTTATTCTAGGCGTTCTCATTGGCATCAACTATCCTGTTTGGGTTCTACTAGAAATTTTTGCAGGATCATTTGATGTAACATTGCATCTACCGATTCACCTGTGCCGGTTGGCAAACCTGCTTATGCCATTAGTCATGATTCAACGAAATTTCAGAATTTTTGAAGTGCTCTATTTTTGGGGATTGTCAGGCGTTTTTCAAGGAATGGTTACACCTGATATTATCCAAAATTTCCCCCATTTTCATTATTTCCGGTTCTTCATTGGTCATAACTTGATGGTGGTGGCACTGGTTTATGCCGTTGTTGTTTATGAGATGAGACCAACTTTAAATAGCTTAAAAAAAGCTTTTATTGGGTTGAATATATTTTTAGCAGTGGCTTTTTTCGCCAATACCATTTTGGATGCCAATTATTTCTGGATCATGGGGAAGCCACCCATGGGGTCCCTATTGGATTATATGGGTTCTTGGCCTTGGTATATTTTATCAGGAGAATTTGTTGCTTTGGCTCATTTTGGTTTCGCATATTTAATTTTTCTATGGATCAATAATAGAATTAATTGTGGCTGA